A portion of the Streptomyces erythrochromogenes genome contains these proteins:
- a CDS encoding aspartate aminotransferase family protein has product MTNPTPLHNRHRTVLPDWLALYYENPIELTHGEGRHVWDADGNRYLDFFGGILTTMTAHALPEVTKAVAEQAGRIIHSSTLYLNRPMIELAERVAALSGIPDARVFFTTSGTEANDTALLLATTYRRSNQILAMRNSYHGRSFSTVSITGNRGWSPTSLSPLQTYYVHGAVRTRGPFAHLDDTAFTAAAVADLEDVLGQARGGVAALIAEPVQGVGGFTSPPDGLYGAFREVLDRHGILWISDEVQTGWGRTGDHFWGWQAHAQNGPPDILTFAKGIGNGMSIGGVVARAEVMNCLDSNSISTFGGSPVTMAAGVANLGYLLEHDLQGNARRVGGLLLERLRGIAATVPAVREVRGRGLMAGIELTRPGTDEADPDAASAVLEAAREGGLLLGKGGGHNTSVLRIAPPLSLTVAEAEEGAEILEQALHQVNRVE; this is encoded by the coding sequence GTGACCAACCCCACCCCGCTCCACAACCGCCACCGCACCGTCCTGCCCGACTGGCTCGCGCTCTACTACGAGAACCCCATCGAGCTCACCCACGGCGAGGGACGCCACGTCTGGGACGCCGACGGCAACCGCTACCTCGACTTCTTCGGCGGCATCCTCACCACGATGACCGCCCACGCCCTGCCCGAAGTCACCAAGGCCGTCGCCGAGCAGGCCGGGCGGATCATCCACTCCTCCACCCTGTACCTCAACCGGCCGATGATCGAACTGGCCGAGCGGGTCGCCGCCCTGTCCGGCATCCCCGACGCCCGCGTCTTCTTCACCACCTCCGGCACCGAGGCCAACGACACCGCCCTGCTGCTCGCGACGACGTACCGCCGCTCCAACCAGATCCTGGCGATGCGCAACAGCTACCACGGCCGGTCCTTCTCCACCGTCTCCATCACCGGCAACCGCGGCTGGTCGCCGACCAGCCTCTCGCCGCTGCAGACCTACTACGTCCACGGCGCCGTCCGAACCCGCGGCCCCTTCGCCCACCTCGACGACACCGCCTTCACCGCCGCGGCCGTCGCCGACCTGGAGGACGTACTCGGCCAGGCCCGCGGGGGAGTGGCCGCCCTCATCGCCGAACCGGTCCAGGGCGTCGGCGGCTTCACCTCCCCGCCCGACGGCCTGTACGGCGCCTTCCGCGAGGTCCTCGACCGCCACGGCATCCTGTGGATCAGCGACGAGGTGCAGACCGGCTGGGGCCGCACCGGAGACCACTTCTGGGGCTGGCAGGCCCACGCCCAGAACGGCCCGCCGGACATCCTCACCTTCGCCAAGGGCATCGGCAACGGCATGTCCATCGGCGGGGTCGTCGCCCGCGCCGAGGTGATGAACTGCCTGGACTCCAACTCCATCTCCACCTTCGGCGGCTCCCCCGTCACCATGGCCGCCGGTGTCGCGAACCTCGGCTACCTGCTGGAACACGACCTCCAGGGCAACGCCCGCCGCGTCGGCGGCCTGCTCCTGGAACGGCTGCGCGGCATCGCCGCCACCGTTCCCGCCGTGCGGGAGGTCCGCGGCCGGGGCCTGATGGCCGGCATCGAACTGACCAGGCCCGGCACCGACGAGGCCGATCCGGACGCCGCCTCCGCCGTCCTGGAGGCCGCCCGCGAAGGCGGCCTGCTGCTCGGCAAGGGCGGCGGCCACAA
- a CDS encoding nitrilase-related carbon-nitrogen hydrolase: protein MAQVVRAALVQATWTGDTESMIAKHEEYARRAAAEGAKIIGFQEVFNAPYFCQVQEPEHYRWAEAVPDGPTVRRMQDLARETGMVVVVPVFELESEGFYYNTAAVIDADGTYLGKYRKHHIPQVKGFWEKYYFRPGNLGWPVFDTAVGRIGVYICYDRHFPEGWRQLGLAGAQLVYNPSATHRGLSAYLWQLEQPAAAVANEYFIAAINRIGQEEYGDNDFYGTSYFVDPRGRFVGDVASDKEEELLVRDLDFDLIKEVRDQWAFYRDRRPDAYGGLVQP, encoded by the coding sequence ATGGCCCAAGTCGTCCGCGCCGCGCTGGTCCAGGCCACCTGGACCGGAGACACCGAATCGATGATCGCCAAGCATGAGGAGTACGCTCGACGGGCCGCCGCCGAGGGTGCGAAGATCATCGGCTTCCAGGAAGTGTTCAACGCCCCCTACTTCTGCCAGGTCCAGGAGCCCGAGCACTACCGCTGGGCCGAGGCGGTCCCCGACGGCCCGACCGTCCGCCGCATGCAGGACCTCGCCCGCGAGACCGGCATGGTCGTCGTCGTCCCGGTCTTCGAGCTGGAGAGCGAGGGCTTCTACTACAACACCGCCGCCGTCATCGACGCCGACGGAACCTACCTCGGCAAGTACCGCAAGCACCACATCCCGCAGGTCAAGGGCTTCTGGGAGAAGTACTACTTCCGCCCGGGCAACCTCGGCTGGCCCGTCTTCGACACCGCCGTCGGCAGGATCGGCGTCTACATCTGCTACGACCGCCACTTCCCCGAGGGCTGGCGCCAACTGGGCCTGGCCGGCGCCCAACTGGTCTACAACCCGTCCGCCACCCACCGCGGCCTCTCCGCCTACCTCTGGCAGCTGGAACAGCCCGCCGCGGCCGTCGCCAACGAGTACTTCATCGCCGCGATCAACCGCATCGGCCAGGAGGAGTACGGCGACAACGACTTCTACGGCACGAGCTACTTCGTCGACCCGCGGGGCCGGTTCGTCGGCGACGTCGCCAGCGACAAGGAGGAGGAACTCCTCGTCCGCGACCTCGACTTCGACCTGATCAAGGAAGTCCGCGACCAGTGGGCCTTCTACCGCGACCGCCGCCCCGACGCCTACGGAGGACTCGTACAGCCGTGA
- a CDS encoding PPOX class F420-dependent oxidoreductase, translated as MGLQELGSARYVSLTTFRKDGTPVATPVWAVADGGELYVWTRSDSWKVKRIRNDGRVTVAACDVRGRLEEGAPVTEGQARLLDEEGLRRVRKLMSRKYTWQFWAVDVPAALVRRGKRPHTAIAVKL; from the coding sequence ATGGGTCTCCAGGAGCTCGGCAGCGCGCGGTACGTCAGCCTCACCACCTTCCGCAAGGACGGCACGCCCGTGGCGACGCCGGTGTGGGCGGTCGCCGACGGGGGTGAGCTGTACGTGTGGACGCGCAGCGACTCCTGGAAGGTCAAGCGCATCCGCAACGACGGGCGGGTCACGGTCGCCGCGTGCGACGTGCGAGGGCGCCTCGAGGAAGGCGCCCCCGTGACCGAGGGGCAGGCCCGGCTGCTCGACGAGGAGGGCCTGCGCCGGGTGCGCAAGCTGATGTCGCGCAAGTACACCTGGCAGTTCTGGGCGGTGGACGTGCCCGCCGCTCTGGTGCGGCGGGGGAAGCGGCCGCACACCGCGATCGCCGTCAAGCTTTGA